The Deltaproteobacteria bacterium genome includes a region encoding these proteins:
- a CDS encoding Bax inhibitor-1/YccA family protein, giving the protein MQYSSTLETSIRSRDEIDIRAGKYVSGVYARMMMGVLLTAVVAYGLVVSGMMDQILLAGGSVFALGIFVLQFATVMMFRPMMQSASAGKVKALYYFYAAVTGVTVGFVGMVYTAASILNVFAAAAFAFGGLAAYGHTTRRNLGVVGTFCVQALWMTVGLSLIYLLSSFVPFLRPFAQTLNITTGILGVLVFSGLTAYESQQLSQNAYTLARSPASEATISMYTTSGALTMYLNFINLFFSLLRLFGDRRR; this is encoded by the coding sequence ATGCAGTATTCTTCAACTTTAGAAACCTCCATCCGCAGCCGCGACGAGATCGACATTCGTGCAGGCAAGTATGTTTCGGGCGTCTACGCTCGGATGATGATGGGTGTGCTACTCACCGCAGTCGTTGCCTACGGCCTAGTCGTGAGTGGTATGATGGATCAAATTTTGCTGGCAGGCGGCTCGGTATTTGCGCTCGGTATTTTCGTCCTACAGTTCGCTACGGTGATGATGTTTAGGCCGATGATGCAGTCGGCCAGTGCTGGCAAAGTTAAAGCCTTGTATTATTTTTATGCAGCTGTGACCGGGGTGACGGTCGGTTTTGTCGGTATGGTGTATACGGCAGCTAGTATTCTCAACGTGTTCGCCGCCGCCGCCTTCGCCTTCGGCGGCCTCGCAGCATACGGTCACACGACGCGTCGTAATCTTGGTGTCGTGGGTACCTTCTGCGTACAAGCTCTGTGGATGACTGTCGGCCTATCGCTGATTTATCTACTCAGCTCTTTTGTACCTTTTTTGCGCCCGTTTGCTCAGACCTTAAACATCACCACTGGTATCCTCGGTGTCCTCGTATTTTCGGGACTAACCGCCTACGAGTCACAACAACTGAGTCAAAATGCCTACACACTGGCGCGGAGCCCAGCAAGTGAGGCGACGATTAGTATGTATACAACTAGCGGTGCGCTGACGATGTATCTGAACTTCATCAACCTTTTTTTCAGCCTCCTGCGTTTATTCGGTGACAGACGTCGTTAA
- the chrA gene encoding chromate efflux transporter: MTDVVNVVEVFLIFLRLGLTSFGGPIAHLSYFHDEFVRRRQWLSQQEYADCISLAQFLPGPSSSQIGFAIGRHRSGLRGGIAAWCGFTLPSALLMVAAASLLIVAPGDQVAPWLHGIKVMTVAVVLHALWSMGRTFWNTPVALGIGCVTAACLWWQQGSDTQILMLVGGGVVGAMLLPNKPDPSGTAPDAAGPVGRSPSIAVVFCLCAFALLLVLSVCNVAEASHGVARLVLRFYRIGATVFGGGHVVLPLLRTEFVASGDLSVSQFDALYGMAQALPGPLFAVASGIGVMLAPHERALYAAAALVGMFLPGGLLMASLQPVWQNLRRHALLSRWATGVNAASVSLLVAVFYHSDLLTTTSSWREVVAVAVILAVLVKKMVPNWLLLPLSAVAGHYLF; the protein is encoded by the coding sequence GTGACAGACGTCGTTAATGTGGTGGAAGTCTTTCTGATCTTCTTGCGCTTGGGCCTTACGTCTTTTGGCGGGCCCATTGCGCATTTAAGTTATTTTCACGATGAATTCGTGCGGCGGCGGCAGTGGCTGAGTCAGCAGGAATACGCTGATTGTATAAGCCTGGCGCAATTTTTGCCTGGTCCATCAAGTAGTCAGATAGGTTTTGCCATCGGTAGGCACCGCAGCGGCCTACGCGGTGGTATTGCCGCATGGTGCGGGTTCACCTTACCATCAGCACTCCTGATGGTCGCTGCAGCAAGCCTATTGATCGTAGCACCAGGAGATCAAGTGGCACCTTGGCTGCACGGCATTAAAGTAATGACAGTTGCGGTTGTCCTCCATGCGCTTTGGTCGATGGGCCGCACGTTCTGGAATACTCCGGTGGCATTGGGCATCGGGTGCGTCACGGCCGCGTGCCTATGGTGGCAGCAAGGGAGCGATACGCAAATACTGATGCTGGTCGGCGGTGGCGTGGTTGGGGCCATGCTCCTACCCAACAAACCTGATCCAAGCGGCACTGCACCCGATGCAGCCGGCCCTGTCGGGCGATCCCCATCTATTGCAGTTGTTTTTTGTTTATGCGCATTTGCGTTGTTGTTGGTGCTGAGTGTTTGTAACGTTGCCGAGGCCAGTCATGGCGTCGCGCGCCTCGTGCTGCGTTTTTACCGCATTGGCGCCACGGTTTTTGGTGGTGGGCATGTGGTACTCCCTCTACTTAGAACGGAATTCGTGGCGTCGGGAGATCTCAGCGTCAGTCAATTTGACGCCTTGTACGGAATGGCGCAGGCGCTGCCAGGCCCGCTATTTGCAGTAGCAAGTGGGATTGGTGTGATGTTGGCGCCGCATGAACGGGCTTTATACGCCGCCGCGGCGTTGGTGGGCATGTTTCTTCCTGGGGGGCTTTTGATGGCGAGTCTGCAGCCCGTGTGGCAAAACCTGCGGCGTCATGCCTTGCTCAGTAGGTGGGCTACTGGAGTCAATGCCGCCAGTGTCTCGCTGTTGGTCGCGGTGTTTTATCACTCAGATTTGCTGACGACGACGTCGAGTTGGCGCGAGGTCGTCGCCGTGGCCGTCATTTTAGCAGTGTTAGTGAAGAAGATGGTGCCAAATTGGCTACTTCTGCCACTATCCGCAGTGGCTGGGCATTATCTTTTCTGA
- a CDS encoding CBS domain-containing protein codes for MAKVDASYHIASPVIAMHEGAAVAEAIELMNEEKISSLLIHNDKNRITGILTERDILRKIVLLDIDDKLERGVGLVATREVYFADHDHLHESVVRLHFEKKIRHFPVLQGKDPILENVIGMVTVTDIIRHYLHLEYKNGKVSNRRDPNLRPLAVICKHPSQLALYEEPFSKFKFDVTRVVDPDQFFREHASGDIPLIFDLDGYAQKDLSGLIVLTKKYRGHLIMSVSNPAVVSLFRKYMDKDRQTIAHKPLDVDYLVWLLTQKWPQVKTSKAQSARA; via the coding sequence TTGGCCAAAGTTGATGCCAGCTACCACATCGCCTCGCCCGTTATTGCTATGCACGAGGGCGCCGCAGTCGCCGAAGCTATCGAGTTGATGAACGAAGAGAAAATCAGCTCTCTGCTCATCCACAACGACAAAAACCGCATCACTGGAATTCTAACTGAGCGAGACATCTTACGTAAGATTGTGCTCTTAGATATTGATGATAAACTCGAGCGCGGCGTGGGCCTAGTGGCCACACGTGAAGTCTACTTTGCCGATCATGATCATCTGCACGAGTCCGTGGTCCGGCTTCACTTTGAAAAAAAAATCCGCCACTTTCCGGTGCTTCAGGGCAAAGACCCAATCCTCGAGAACGTCATCGGCATGGTTACGGTTACGGACATTATTCGGCACTATCTGCATTTAGAGTATAAGAATGGGAAGGTGAGTAATCGTCGTGATCCAAACCTAAGACCACTAGCGGTGATATGTAAGCATCCCAGTCAGCTCGCTCTTTATGAAGAGCCATTTAGCAAATTTAAATTTGACGTGACCCGGGTAGTCGATCCCGATCAGTTCTTTCGCGAGCATGCAAGCGGCGATATCCCGCTGATTTTTGACCTAGACGGCTATGCCCAGAAGGATCTATCCGGTCTCATAGTGCTGACTAAAAAATACCGAGGCCATCTGATCATGTCGGTATCGAATCCCGCGGTAGTCTCGCTATTCCGGAAGTATATGGACAAAGATCGTCAAACCATCGCCCATAAACCGTTAGACGTCGACTACCTCGTTTGGCTCCTGACGCAGAAGTGGCCTCAGGTCAAAACTAGCAAAGCTCAGTCAGCCAGGGCCTGA
- a CDS encoding MBL fold metallo-hydrolase: MSGNIKFLGAADTVTGSRTLVEYRGRKILVDCGLFQGAKPVRDRNWSKFQPDPASIDTVVLTHAHLDHSGFLPRLCKQGFKGKIITTPGTRDLSEIILRDAAWLEEESAKYANETGYSNHKPALPLFTVEDAEDAITRFVTEPRHQWIDLGEGVNLRFLRAGHIIGASLVQLAFDFDGQQKTITFTGDLGNGRSHILRGPDQVSETDILVLESTYGDREQPRTSGLDALAAVVKRTLARDGVLVIPAFAVGRAQEVTYMLRLLEDRRQIPSVPVILDSPMARAAMAVCLKHPEDQVLESAFHGSGEPMLPRQFEALTSADESMLACMRSGPMIVISASGMLSGGRILHHLKARLPSEQNTVLFTGYQAEGSKGRYLQEQAVKEGTVRIHHQEVPVRAEVVTLHHLSSHVDQHDIIAYIERIRSLPKQILINHGVPEAQVALANMLRERFAIDARPVSQCPRVDFG; encoded by the coding sequence ATGAGTGGTAACATCAAATTTCTAGGCGCAGCCGACACGGTTACGGGATCGCGAACTCTCGTAGAGTATCGCGGACGAAAGATCTTGGTGGATTGCGGTTTGTTTCAGGGGGCTAAGCCAGTACGTGATCGCAACTGGAGTAAGTTTCAGCCTGATCCTGCGAGCATTGATACGGTCGTTCTCACGCATGCCCATCTTGATCACTCTGGTTTTCTCCCGCGTCTATGTAAGCAAGGCTTTAAAGGCAAAATCATCACCACCCCAGGCACGCGAGATCTCAGTGAGATTATCCTTCGCGACGCTGCCTGGCTCGAGGAGGAGTCGGCCAAGTATGCTAACGAAACCGGCTACTCAAATCACAAGCCCGCCTTACCGCTCTTCACGGTCGAAGATGCAGAAGATGCGATCACGAGATTCGTGACGGAGCCGCGCCATCAATGGATCGATTTGGGCGAGGGTGTCAATCTCAGGTTTTTGCGGGCTGGCCACATCATTGGCGCCAGTCTAGTACAGCTAGCGTTTGACTTTGATGGACAGCAGAAGACGATCACTTTCACCGGTGATTTGGGTAACGGACGCTCGCATATTTTGCGCGGTCCTGATCAAGTTAGTGAGACGGATATTCTAGTGCTGGAGTCGACCTACGGGGATAGGGAGCAGCCGCGTACGAGTGGGCTCGATGCCTTGGCCGCAGTGGTGAAGCGTACATTAGCACGCGACGGTGTTTTAGTGATTCCAGCATTTGCCGTGGGTCGCGCGCAAGAAGTGACATATATGCTGCGGCTCCTAGAGGACCGGCGTCAGATTCCGAGCGTGCCGGTGATTCTCGACAGCCCCATGGCCCGTGCGGCGATGGCCGTTTGTCTCAAGCATCCAGAAGATCAAGTTTTGGAATCAGCCTTCCACGGTAGTGGGGAGCCAATGCTGCCACGCCAGTTTGAGGCTCTGACTAGTGCGGACGAATCGATGCTAGCTTGTATGCGCAGTGGTCCCATGATTGTCATCTCGGCCTCGGGGATGCTCAGTGGCGGGAGGATTTTGCATCACCTAAAGGCGCGCTTGCCCTCGGAACAAAATACCGTGTTGTTTACCGGATACCAGGCCGAAGGATCAAAGGGCCGTTACCTGCAAGAGCAGGCGGTCAAAGAGGGAACGGTCAGGATCCATCATCAAGAAGTGCCCGTGCGTGCCGAGGTAGTCACACTGCACCATCTGTCGTCGCACGTCGATCAACACGATATCATCGCCTATATCGAGCGCATAAGAAGTCTGCCTAAACAGATCCTGATTAATCACGGCGTACCAGAGGCCCAAGTTGCGCTAGCCAACATGCTGCGTGAGCGCTTTGCCATCGATGCTAGACCTGTGAGCCAATGTCCGCGTGTAGATTTTGGCTAA